Proteins from a genomic interval of Methanococcoides sp. AM1:
- a CDS encoding GerW family sporulation protein, whose product MGLEDFMKEVSSELEHLVSAKTVIGDAVVAGNKTIIPVTKVSFGFGSGGGEGKKDGNESGFGGGGGGGAKIEPVAFIVIEEEGVRLLTLSGKSDIGKLIEAVPEVFEKIKSAKGKMKKSEGKEHGGESDVPEDVDKE is encoded by the coding sequence ATGGGTCTTGAAGATTTCATGAAAGAAGTGAGCAGTGAGCTTGAACATCTGGTCAGCGCAAAGACAGTAATCGGAGATGCAGTAGTTGCCGGGAATAAGACCATAATTCCTGTCACGAAGGTTTCTTTCGGTTTTGGAAGTGGTGGCGGAGAAGGCAAAAAAGACGGCAATGAATCCGGATTCGGTGGCGGTGGCGGCGGTGGTGCTAAGATCGAGCCGGTTGCTTTCATCGTGATCGAAGAAGAAGGTGTGCGTCTGCTGACCCTTTCCGGCAAGAGTGATATCGGGAAGCTGATCGAAGCTGTTCCGGAAGTTTTTGAGAAGATCAAATCCGCAAAAGGGAAGATGAAAAAAAGTGAAGGGAAGGAACATGGCGGTGAAAGTGATGTTCCGGAAGATGTTGATAAAGAGTGA
- a CDS encoding fibrillarin-like rRNA/tRNA 2'-O-methyltransferase, with amino-acid sequence MAVKELSDGIFEVQKSGKRFIGTKNAVPGSAVYGERLVEAEGDEYRIWDARRSKLAAMVLKKMSIPIKNDSHVLYLGAASGTTVSHVSDIVTDGLVYAVEFSPRTMRELIQLCDTRPNIIPILADANHPASYAHIVEQVDVVFQDVAQPNQAQIAAANCGQFLKGDGHLLLSIKARSIDTVANPGKVFKEEVKKLEKEFDAKFHVLKKQDIAPFHEDHLGLIAQKIIR; translated from the coding sequence ATGGCTGTAAAAGAACTTTCAGATGGCATTTTCGAAGTACAGAAAAGTGGTAAAAGGTTCATCGGTACAAAGAACGCAGTACCCGGTTCAGCTGTCTATGGGGAAAGACTCGTAGAGGCTGAAGGGGATGAGTATCGTATATGGGATGCCCGCAGGAGCAAGCTTGCTGCCATGGTTCTCAAGAAGATGAGCATTCCTATCAAAAATGATTCCCATGTCCTGTATCTGGGCGCAGCATCCGGAACAACTGTAAGCCACGTTTCCGATATTGTCACCGATGGACTGGTCTATGCTGTGGAATTTTCTCCGCGAACCATGAGGGAACTGATACAGTTATGTGATACAAGACCGAACATAATCCCGATTCTTGCAGATGCTAACCATCCCGCTTCATATGCACATATCGTTGAACAGGTCGATGTGGTCTTCCAGGATGTGGCACAGCCTAACCAGGCACAGATCGCAGCAGCGAATTGCGGACAATTCCTTAAAGGAGATGGCCATCTTCTCCTGTCTATCAAGGCAAGGAGCATTGATACTGTGGCAAATCCCGGAAAGGTGTTCAAGGAAGAGGTCAAGAAGCTGGAAAAGGAATTTGATGCCAAATTCCATGTTCTTAAAAAACAGGATATTGCACCTTTCCACGAGGATCACCTCGGTTTGATCGCACAAAAGATCATCAGATAA
- a CDS encoding ATP-dependent DNA helicase, producing the protein MSDNPAYMKYFPKSSCYNNQQEAMDRIHSALFQKQFVLFEGACGTGKTLSALSPSLHVGKQLDKTVIIATNVHQQMVQFINEARDIKKIRDVKVAIVKGKTTMCPHEADYEECSVKRENTFELMETEREMHLKRQELRSARESYKKSHDQAFVALRDELAKELDALEEKAKGMRDRSCNDLYEVLRSDSEKFRDWLFKEVRTPEEVNDHALQNGMCGYELLKRELKHADLLICNYHHVLNADIFSTVLGWLEKEPQDVIAIFDEAHNIESAARSHSSISLTEHSIEKARAELEANIDLLADDNIHNLFKVFQDVITETYNSRFKFGERERVRKNWYDMRISDPYDRNDIVRARFLRNAKEDFGDKDEIQILLSEASEIGAKLDETYRDQYKKGLTGVMKRSHIRYVADFLSAYLELSHNPNYYPILNVRRDMNDEIYGRVELFTCIPKNVTEPLFNSLFSGVLMSATLHPFEMVKKTLGITRETCEISYGTSFPEEKRLSIAVSIPPLFAKNRDDPHTVELLEQVLLDSIEHSKGNVIIFFQSSFEAKRFYSKLEPGIDVPIFLDEVGISSQEVRTDFFSIGESGGKAVLMSYLWGTLSEGIDYRDGRGRTVIIVGVGYPALNDRMNAVESAYDHVFGYGAGWEYAIQVPTIRKIRQAMGRVVRSPEDYGARILLDGRFLTDSKQKFGKFAVFDVFPPAERSEFVDVDPEKVKYSLMNFFMDNEGQ; encoded by the coding sequence ATGAGTGACAATCCCGCGTATATGAAATATTTCCCAAAAAGTTCATGTTATAATAACCAGCAGGAGGCAATGGATAGGATCCACTCTGCCCTTTTCCAGAAGCAGTTCGTACTATTTGAGGGCGCATGCGGGACTGGCAAGACGCTGAGTGCTCTGTCACCATCACTGCACGTGGGTAAACAGCTTGATAAGACTGTCATTATAGCTACGAATGTACATCAGCAGATGGTCCAGTTCATCAATGAAGCTCGTGACATCAAGAAGATACGCGATGTCAAGGTTGCTATTGTGAAAGGAAAGACCACAATGTGTCCACATGAGGCAGATTATGAGGAGTGTTCTGTCAAAAGGGAGAACACCTTCGAGCTTATGGAAACCGAGCGGGAAATGCATCTTAAGCGACAGGAGCTCAGGTCGGCAAGAGAAAGCTATAAGAAATCCCATGATCAGGCCTTTGTAGCACTTCGCGATGAACTTGCAAAAGAGCTTGATGCTCTGGAAGAGAAGGCCAAAGGCATGCGTGATCGATCCTGTAACGATCTCTATGAAGTGCTAAGATCTGACAGTGAAAAGTTCCGTGACTGGCTCTTTAAAGAAGTGCGCACTCCCGAAGAGGTCAATGACCATGCTCTCCAGAACGGCATGTGCGGATATGAATTACTAAAGCGTGAGCTTAAGCACGCGGACCTCCTGATCTGCAATTATCACCATGTGCTGAATGCGGATATTTTCTCAACTGTATTGGGCTGGCTGGAAAAGGAGCCCCAGGATGTCATCGCTATCTTTGATGAAGCGCATAATATCGAATCTGCAGCGCGTTCCCATTCATCTATCTCCCTGACCGAGCATTCTATTGAAAAAGCAAGGGCAGAACTTGAAGCCAACATCGACCTTCTGGCAGATGACAATATCCATAACCTGTTCAAAGTTTTCCAGGATGTTATTACTGAGACCTATAATTCCAGGTTCAAGTTCGGTGAACGTGAGCGTGTCAGGAAGAACTGGTATGACATGCGTATCAGTGATCCTTATGACCGCAATGACATCGTACGCGCAAGGTTCCTTCGCAATGCAAAGGAAGATTTCGGTGACAAGGATGAGATACAGATACTTCTTTCAGAGGCAAGCGAGATCGGGGCGAAACTTGATGAGACCTACCGTGACCAGTACAAGAAAGGTTTGACTGGTGTTATGAAGCGCTCTCACATTCGGTATGTTGCAGACTTCCTTTCAGCTTATCTGGAGCTGTCCCACAATCCTAACTACTACCCGATACTGAACGTCCGCAGGGATATGAACGATGAGATATACGGTCGTGTGGAACTGTTCACATGTATTCCCAAAAACGTTACAGAACCGCTCTTCAATTCCCTGTTCTCAGGGGTACTGATGTCAGCTACACTTCATCCGTTCGAGATGGTGAAGAAAACACTTGGGATCACACGGGAAACCTGTGAGATCTCCTATGGCACATCCTTCCCTGAAGAAAAGCGCCTTTCAATTGCAGTATCCATCCCTCCTCTCTTTGCCAAGAATCGTGACGATCCACATACAGTTGAGTTGCTGGAACAGGTCCTTCTGGATTCAATTGAGCATTCAAAGGGCAACGTTATCATCTTTTTCCAGAGCTCCTTTGAGGCAAAGAGGTTCTATTCAAAACTGGAACCAGGTATAGATGTGCCTATCTTCCTTGATGAGGTCGGCATTTCTTCCCAGGAAGTTAGGACTGATTTCTTTTCTATAGGTGAGTCCGGTGGAAAGGCTGTGCTGATGTCTTACCTTTGGGGAACTTTAAGCGAAGGTATAGACTACCGCGATGGCAGGGGTCGCACTGTTATTATCGTAGGAGTGGGCTATCCGGCACTCAATGACAGGATGAATGCAGTGGAATCGGCGTATGATCATGTTTTTGGTTACGGTGCTGGCTGGGAATATGCCATACAGGTACCGACCATTCGCAAGATCCGGCAGGCCATGGGCAGGGTTGTCCGTTCCCCTGAGGATTACGGTGCACGCATACTTCTCGATGGCAGGTTCCTGACCGATTCAAAGCAGAAATTTGGGAAATTCGCGGTATTCGATGTGTTCCCGCCTGCAGAAAGGAGCGAGTTCGTGGACGTGGACCCTGAGAAGGTGAAGTATTCACTGATGAACTTCTTTATGGATAACGAGGGGCAGTAA
- a CDS encoding DUF2953 domain-containing protein, whose product MFAPIDVVFNVKGNLNGVDSRADVKWSFLSMRFPRKKGSEKASVPTSKPLDKVGEDGSREDDKGRKEAYGESSSESSSESSSESSSESSSESSSESSSESSSESSSEDGSGLRESFDDIRLKGRMVYGIQNNIFRLLKGIFSSIHIRELSCDLAYGLPDPADTGMLCGYLHTLASIVHSCCRKFHYSVTPQFFDEQLDVRMTGDIRFRIASFIPPLLMFIFSREVLRTGWWFVKNKRSSRSGASV is encoded by the coding sequence TTGTTCGCCCCGATAGACGTTGTTTTCAATGTAAAGGGAAACCTGAATGGCGTTGATAGCAGAGCAGATGTGAAGTGGAGTTTTTTGTCGATGCGTTTCCCACGAAAGAAAGGTTCTGAAAAAGCATCAGTCCCAACAAGCAAGCCATTGGATAAGGTGGGTGAAGATGGTAGTAGGGAAGATGATAAGGGTAGAAAAGAGGCTTATGGCGAGAGTAGTAGCGAGAGTAGTAGCGAGAGTAGTAGCGAGAGTAGTAGCGAGAGTAGTAGCGAGAGTAGTAGCGAGAGTAGTAGCGAGAGTAGTAGCGAAAGTAGTAGCGAGGATGGATCCGGTTTACGTGAGTCATTCGATGATATTCGCTTAAAGGGTCGAATGGTCTACGGAATCCAAAATAATATCTTTCGTCTGCTGAAGGGTATTTTTTCCAGTATACATATCCGTGAATTGTCCTGTGATCTGGCCTATGGGCTACCTGACCCTGCAGATACGGGGATGCTTTGCGGATATCTTCACACTCTGGCCTCTATCGTTCACAGTTGCTGCAGGAAGTTCCATTATTCTGTCACTCCACAGTTCTTCGATGAGCAGCTTGATGTGAGAATGACAGGCGATATTCGGTTCAGGATAGCTTCTTTTATTCCCCCTCTGCTGATGTTCATATTCAGCAGGGAAGTGTTGAGGACAGGGTGGTGGTTTGTGAAAAACAAACGCTCTTCCCGTTCGGGTGCTAGTGTTTAA
- a CDS encoding beta-ribofuranosylaminobenzene 5'-phosphate synthase, with amino-acid sequence MIKIRSPSRLHLSLIDMNAEIGRVDGGVGITLDSPNITLSAEKHDGIEITGGSSLSDRVYGAVEALLPEGEGIKVHVEEDMPPHVGLGSGTQIALSAAAAVNELYGLGMSVKELAIRVGRGGTSGIGVASFENGGFLVDCGHKFSEKGSFSPSSASRADPAPVIFRNDLPDWDIILALPDSKGAHDAQEVDIFKKECPIPLQEVQEVSHVVLMQMMPSIIEGDIENFGMALNHLQTVGFKKREVALQSPAVRDLIEFMQDLGAAGAGMSSFGPVVFGVVDHRRIAEQIRKEAQLFLDETVGGNVVLTRANNSGAKIWKD; translated from the coding sequence ATGATAAAAATAAGATCCCCATCCAGATTGCATCTGTCTCTTATAGACATGAATGCAGAGATCGGGAGGGTAGATGGCGGCGTAGGGATCACCCTTGATTCGCCTAACATCACACTGAGTGCTGAAAAGCACGATGGGATCGAAATAACAGGTGGTTCGAGTCTTTCAGACCGGGTCTATGGGGCTGTAGAAGCTTTACTTCCCGAAGGTGAGGGAATAAAGGTTCATGTTGAAGAGGACATGCCCCCCCATGTTGGCCTGGGATCAGGTACCCAGATCGCCCTGAGCGCTGCAGCAGCAGTGAACGAACTTTACGGGCTCGGGATGAGCGTCAAAGAGCTTGCTATCAGGGTTGGCAGAGGTGGAACCTCCGGTATAGGGGTTGCTTCCTTTGAGAATGGCGGTTTCCTTGTTGATTGTGGTCATAAGTTCAGTGAGAAAGGTTCCTTTTCTCCTTCATCTGCCAGCAGGGCGGACCCTGCGCCGGTGATTTTCAGGAACGATCTTCCTGACTGGGACATCATACTGGCACTTCCGGATTCAAAGGGTGCACACGATGCACAGGAAGTGGATATATTCAAAAAAGAGTGTCCTATCCCTCTTCAGGAAGTGCAGGAAGTCAGTCATGTTGTGCTGATGCAGATGATGCCTTCGATCATAGAGGGCGATATTGAGAACTTCGGGATGGCTCTGAACCATTTGCAGACAGTTGGTTTCAAGAAGCGGGAGGTTGCTTTGCAGTCACCGGCTGTGCGGGACCTTATCGAGTTCATGCAGGACCTTGGTGCAGCAGGTGCAGGTATGAGCTCTTTTGGGCCTGTGGTTTTTGGTGTTGTGGACCACAGGCGTATAGCTGAACAGATAAGAAAGGAAGCACAGCTTTTCCTGGATGAGACCGTTGGCGGTAACGTTGTCCTGACACGTGCGAACAACTCCGGTGCAAAAATATGGAAGGATTGA
- a CDS encoding NOP5/NOP56 family protein, whose product MKIITWYGILTLEENVVVDCELFNKDVEELAEGLLQRNVAGSQPPAAGFDIRAPAISFDFVADDREYDSLLRDVSIRAGKLRISRTNTPDMRIIQAVEALDDIDDAANALSERLSEWYGLHFPELGLNSEQLARFVKEHGARSNIPADDPMFDKASSSMGAELPSADEELVKQFASNICDLYDNRHNIEESILRNMEEIAPNLTNIAGPLIGARLISMTGGLGRLSQLPSSTVQVMGASRALFKHLRSRAPSPKHGLIFNHPLIKNSPWWQRGKIARALAAKISLACRTDVYSGELSPAIKVGLEKKVNSIKSSNPKPPAREKPSGKGRIKGNKNPGGRR is encoded by the coding sequence TTGAAGATCATTACATGGTATGGGATCCTAACCCTTGAGGAAAATGTTGTTGTCGATTGTGAACTTTTCAATAAGGACGTCGAGGAGCTTGCAGAAGGCCTGCTTCAACGAAATGTAGCAGGTTCACAGCCCCCTGCAGCAGGTTTTGATATCCGCGCTCCGGCGATTTCCTTCGATTTTGTGGCAGATGACCGGGAATACGATTCCCTGCTTCGTGATGTGAGCATTCGTGCAGGGAAATTGCGTATTTCCCGAACCAACACGCCGGATATGCGTATCATTCAGGCAGTTGAAGCACTGGATGATATCGATGATGCAGCAAATGCACTTTCTGAGCGCCTGTCCGAGTGGTATGGCCTGCATTTCCCGGAACTGGGATTAAATTCAGAGCAGCTTGCAAGATTCGTGAAAGAGCATGGTGCACGTTCCAACATACCTGCTGATGACCCGATGTTCGATAAGGCTTCATCCTCCATGGGTGCTGAACTTCCTTCTGCTGATGAGGAACTTGTGAAGCAGTTTGCTTCGAACATATGTGATCTTTATGATAACCGGCACAATATTGAGGAAAGCATTCTCAGGAACATGGAAGAGATAGCTCCCAACCTTACCAATATAGCAGGTCCTCTCATTGGTGCACGCCTGATCAGTATGACAGGTGGCCTTGGGAGGCTTTCACAATTACCTTCCAGCACGGTGCAGGTCATGGGTGCCAGCAGGGCACTCTTCAAGCACCTACGGTCACGTGCACCCTCTCCAAAGCACGGCCTGATATTCAATCATCCACTCATCAAGAACTCTCCGTGGTGGCAGAGGGGTAAGATCGCACGTGCACTGGCTGCAAAGATCAGTCTGGCCTGCCGCACAGATGTATATTCAGGAGAACTGAGCCCTGCTATAAAGGTCGGTCTTGAGAAGAAGGTAAATTCAATAAAAAGTTCCAACCCCAAACCTCCTGCAAGGGAGAAACCTTCCGGAAAAGGTCGGATCAAGGGGAATAAAAATCCAGGGGGCAGGCGTTAA
- a CDS encoding 4Fe-4S binding protein: MVAVINRDECVGCGTCVDDCPSEAISMDGDNIAVVDADECLDCGACVDSCPTDAITME, translated from the coding sequence ATGGTAGCAGTAATTAACAGAGATGAATGTGTAGGATGCGGAACATGTGTAGATGACTGCCCATCCGAAGCAATTTCAATGGACGGCGACAACATCGCTGTAGTAGATGCTGACGAATGTCTTGACTGTGGTGCATGCGTGGACTCCTGTCCAACAGATGCAATCACAATGGAATAA
- a CDS encoding DUF2769 domain-containing protein, giving the protein MSDIEGEKIGGKYFGICPSYHHSKACNCKHCPSSPGEGYMFCARGNKSPVPEKVVCLCKECYVYGQFALEGDYFCRGKDE; this is encoded by the coding sequence ATGTCTGATATTGAAGGAGAAAAGATCGGCGGGAAATACTTTGGGATATGCCCCTCATATCATCATTCCAAAGCCTGTAACTGTAAACATTGTCCATCATCCCCGGGAGAAGGGTATATGTTTTGTGCAAGGGGTAATAAGTCACCTGTTCCTGAAAAGGTGGTTTGTCTCTGTAAAGAATGTTATGTTTATGGTCAGTTCGCTCTTGAAGGTGATTATTTTTGCAGAGGGAAGGATGAATGA
- the pyrH gene encoding UMP kinase, with protein MLVVLSVGGSILAKDLDPEHFVAYASALRELGREHKLVIVTGGGVAARNYIDVARSVGANEVVCDFIGIDITRLNAQLLIAALGKDAYPEPPTSYKEAESALASGKIVVMGGVIPGQTTDAVSAVLAEYLNADMMVIATSVDGVYSSDPREDPDAKKYDVMTAKELVSVVISTEMKAGSKSPVDPLASKIIERCNIDTIVMDGTDPEDVLQVILQECSKVGEITGVRLGTRIIG; from the coding sequence ATGTTAGTTGTATTATCAGTAGGTGGATCCATACTCGCAAAGGACCTGGATCCTGAGCATTTTGTTGCTTATGCTTCCGCACTCAGGGAACTGGGACGTGAACACAAATTAGTGATCGTTACCGGTGGCGGTGTTGCAGCAAGGAATTACATAGACGTTGCAAGAAGCGTCGGAGCAAACGAAGTAGTATGTGATTTTATTGGAATTGACATAACAAGACTGAACGCCCAGCTCCTGATCGCAGCACTTGGAAAAGATGCGTATCCTGAACCACCTACCAGCTACAAGGAAGCTGAATCTGCCCTTGCATCAGGGAAGATCGTGGTAATGGGAGGAGTAATTCCGGGACAGACCACAGATGCAGTTTCCGCAGTTCTTGCTGAATATCTCAATGCAGACATGATGGTGATCGCAACATCTGTCGATGGCGTATATTCAAGTGATCCAAGAGAAGATCCGGACGCCAAAAAATATGATGTAATGACAGCAAAGGAACTTGTCAGCGTTGTAATTTCAACAGAAATGAAAGCCGGATCCAAATCACCTGTTGACCCTCTTGCTTCCAAGATCATCGAACGCTGCAACATCGACACCATCGTAATGGATGGAACTGATCCGGAAGATGTACTTCAGGTCATACTCCAGGAATGCTCAAAAGTCGGCGAGATAACCGGAGTGCGCCTTGGCACACGTATAATCGGCTGA
- a CDS encoding type IV pilin N-terminal domain-containing protein, translated as MVAILKNDGAVAPIIGALLLVLLTVLLGGVVAAAVMGNGVFGSISSSTPMAMIEVKDAVGGVPNAVQYKENFVILEHKGGDPLDLDSTFVVLSGDGSSYVGKVGHGGFKVYGEVIAKYFDLTPSGTCATYKSNNPCIDDGVWSAGEFLVLNGDDSINGTDASTVRVSVGGYSDTSNNYGFRQGSPITVKVFDSTTDRVIAEDIVSVRPLE; from the coding sequence ATGGTAGCGATCCTAAAAAACGATGGTGCGGTGGCACCAATAATCGGAGCGCTTCTGCTGGTCCTGCTGACCGTGCTTCTAGGAGGTGTAGTAGCAGCAGCAGTAATGGGTAATGGTGTCTTTGGTAGCATTTCCTCTTCCACACCTATGGCGATGATAGAGGTCAAAGATGCTGTTGGTGGCGTGCCGAATGCAGTGCAGTATAAAGAGAATTTTGTAATTCTTGAACACAAAGGCGGAGACCCGCTGGACCTTGATTCCACTTTTGTGGTTCTCAGTGGCGATGGTAGCAGCTATGTCGGTAAAGTGGGACATGGCGGCTTCAAGGTTTACGGGGAAGTAATTGCCAAATACTTCGATCTGACCCCTTCCGGCACATGTGCAACGTACAAGAGCAACAATCCTTGTATCGACGATGGTGTGTGGTCTGCCGGTGAGTTCCTGGTGCTTAATGGTGATGACAGTATCAATGGCACGGATGCTTCAACGGTCCGGGTTAGTGTCGGAGGTTACTCTGATACTTCCAACAACTATGGGTTCAGGCAAGGAAGTCCGATCACGGTTAAGGTGTTTGATAGTACTACAGATCGCGTTATTGCAGAGGATATTGTATCGGTAAGACCTCTGGAGTGA
- a CDS encoding rhodanese-like domain-containing protein codes for MISEKIVLVLAILVVSVVILGCADPGMSDQVDGDNATAGYTDVSVQEAKEMIDSGDVFLLDVRTVNEFETEHIEGAVNIDVNELGSRLDEVPQDETILVYCRTGVRSAAASNILVDAGYTDVYNMLGGISQWKAKGYPYVSGP; via the coding sequence ATGATCTCTGAGAAAATTGTATTGGTTTTAGCAATTCTGGTAGTTTCCGTTGTCATTTTAGGTTGTGCTGACCCTGGTATGTCAGATCAGGTGGATGGGGATAATGCCACTGCAGGATACACGGATGTATCGGTACAGGAAGCAAAAGAGATGATCGATTCCGGGGATGTTTTCCTGCTGGATGTTCGTACTGTCAATGAATTCGAAACTGAGCACATTGAAGGTGCTGTGAACATCGATGTTAACGAACTCGGCTCAAGGCTGGACGAAGTTCCCCAGGATGAAACGATACTTGTCTACTGTCGCACAGGTGTAAGAAGTGCTGCAGCAAGCAATATTCTTGTTGATGCTGGTTATACTGATGTGTATAACATGCTTGGTGGCATAAGCCAGTGGAAAGCAAAAGGTTACCCGTACGTGAGCGGGCCCTGA